One Leptospira selangorensis genomic region harbors:
- the thiC gene encoding phosphomethylpyrimidine synthase ThiC, which yields MESNQTITPFEIPRKEIRLSNGSVYSAYTTEGPWKDGWNPSDWKAGIPKLRQEWINKRISGPSPVQNHSQMYFAKQGLITEEMKYVALREGMDPEFVRSEIARGRAIIPSNKNHPELEPMIIGKNFLVKINANIGNSALSSSIEEEVEKLRWSIKWGADTVMDLSTGKNIHETREWIIRNSPVPIGTVPIYQALEKVKGKAENLSLSVFLETLEEQAEQGVDYFTIHSGVLLRYIPLTSKRVTGIVSRGGSIIAKWCLAHHQENFLYTGFEEICKVMKKYGVSFSLGDGLRPGSIADANDEAQFSELRTLGELTQLAWKEDIQVMIEGPGHVPLDKIKENVDLQMEICKEAPFYTLGPLVTDIAPGYDHITSAIGAAMIGWHGTAMLCYVTPKEHLGLPDKEDVKQGVIAYKIAAHAADLAKGHPGAKERDDLLSKARFEFRWDDQFALSLDPDTAQSFHDETLPQDRMKTAHFCSMCGPHFCSMHLTQELRKYAEEKGISDEKALEEGFKEKSEEFLNKGGTVYVSSE from the coding sequence ATGGAATCCAATCAAACTATTACTCCATTCGAAATTCCTCGAAAAGAGATACGCTTAAGCAACGGATCAGTTTACAGCGCTTATACCACAGAAGGTCCTTGGAAAGATGGATGGAATCCTAGCGATTGGAAGGCTGGGATCCCTAAACTTAGGCAAGAATGGATCAACAAAAGGATTTCGGGTCCTTCTCCGGTCCAAAATCATTCTCAAATGTATTTCGCAAAACAGGGATTGATAACCGAAGAAATGAAGTACGTGGCGCTTAGAGAAGGGATGGACCCTGAATTTGTAAGAAGTGAGATCGCCAGAGGAAGAGCGATCATTCCTTCTAACAAAAACCATCCGGAACTAGAACCGATGATCATCGGTAAAAACTTCCTGGTGAAAATTAACGCAAATATCGGTAACTCAGCTCTTTCTTCCTCTATTGAAGAAGAAGTAGAGAAACTTCGTTGGTCCATCAAATGGGGAGCTGATACGGTGATGGATCTTTCTACGGGAAAAAATATCCACGAGACTAGAGAATGGATCATTCGTAATTCTCCAGTTCCGATAGGTACTGTTCCTATCTATCAGGCTTTGGAAAAAGTAAAAGGTAAGGCGGAAAATTTAAGTCTTTCCGTATTTTTAGAAACCTTGGAAGAGCAGGCGGAACAGGGTGTGGATTATTTCACCATTCACTCAGGGGTGCTTCTTAGATATATTCCTCTAACTTCTAAAAGAGTAACAGGTATTGTTTCCAGGGGTGGTTCTATTATTGCAAAATGGTGCTTGGCTCATCATCAGGAGAATTTCCTATACACCGGTTTCGAAGAGATCTGTAAGGTAATGAAAAAATACGGAGTTTCCTTCTCTTTGGGTGACGGTTTACGTCCTGGAAGTATTGCGGATGCAAACGACGAGGCTCAATTCTCAGAATTAAGGACCTTGGGAGAACTTACCCAGCTCGCTTGGAAAGAAGATATCCAAGTAATGATAGAAGGTCCGGGACATGTTCCGTTGGACAAGATCAAGGAGAATGTGGACTTGCAGATGGAAATTTGTAAGGAAGCTCCATTCTATACATTAGGGCCTCTAGTGACCGATATTGCTCCCGGTTATGATCATATCACTTCTGCCATAGGTGCCGCGATGATAGGTTGGCATGGAACAGCAATGCTTTGTTATGTAACTCCAAAAGAACATCTTGGACTTCCTGATAAAGAAGATGTAAAACAAGGAGTGATTGCTTATAAGATCGCGGCTCATGCGGCCGATCTTGCCAAAGGACATCCTGGTGCAAAAGAAAGGGATGATCTATTGAGTAAGGCAAGATTCGAATTCAGATGGGACGATCAGTTTGCACTTTCCTTGGATCCTGATACTGCTCAGTCTTTTCATGACGAAACACTTCCTCAGGATAGAATGAAAACTGCACATTTCTGTTCTATGTGCGGGCCTCATTTCTGTTCCATGCATTTGACCCAGGAACTTAGGAAATACGCGGAAGAGAAAGGGATTTCGGATGAGAAGGCCTTAGAAGAAGGATTTAAAGAAAAATCGGAAGAATTTTTAAATAAAGGCGGAACCGTCTACGTCTCCTCCGAGTAG
- a CDS encoding porin OmpL1: protein MVRNITKALLVFAVLCSSFGLSAKSYITGGLGLQFDLGSLGDTIATDGLDASGNYKTTDSTGTQNGVLPRRAIIPENRLLSLQHTTNGLISAKTSGAMTGLVLSLGYEQDFGKAFFWRVNAHYTRKVMGGDTNAKFAGQSFYDITWDYHAVQVPVNVGIKLSVTEDTSFYIGAGVHYFNGGWSLAGSNRLNDVHNALVGAGVTSTTLLGLVADGTDPSANYEKTTFQVSGVAPNWLLGAQSRISDKGHIYMEVETLFSFKYGIGHPRSQGGAQGLAPSVAYPQVLGGNQYRFGYKHEI, encoded by the coding sequence ATGGTTCGTAACATCACGAAAGCTTTGCTAGTTTTCGCCGTACTTTGTTCTTCATTCGGCTTAAGCGCAAAGTCTTACATCACTGGAGGCCTTGGTCTCCAATTTGACCTTGGATCATTGGGCGATACAATTGCAACTGACGGTTTGGACGCATCAGGAAACTATAAAACAACTGACTCCACTGGAACTCAAAACGGGGTTCTTCCTCGTCGTGCAATCATCCCTGAAAACCGTTTGTTAAGTTTACAACACACTACAAACGGATTGATCAGTGCTAAAACCAGCGGCGCAATGACAGGTCTTGTTCTTTCCTTGGGATATGAGCAAGATTTCGGAAAAGCTTTCTTCTGGAGAGTAAATGCACACTACACTCGTAAAGTTATGGGTGGAGATACTAATGCAAAATTCGCAGGACAAAGTTTTTACGATATCACTTGGGACTACCATGCAGTTCAAGTTCCAGTGAACGTAGGTATCAAACTTTCCGTTACTGAAGATACTTCCTTCTATATCGGAGCAGGGGTTCACTACTTCAATGGTGGATGGAGTTTAGCAGGAAGCAACCGTTTGAACGACGTTCATAACGCTCTTGTTGGAGCTGGTGTTACTAGCACTACTCTATTAGGACTTGTTGCTGACGGAACTGATCCTTCTGCTAACTACGAAAAAACTACCTTCCAAGTTTCTGGAGTTGCTCCAAACTGGTTGCTCGGAGCTCAATCTAGAATTTCCGATAAAGGTCATATCTATATGGAAGTTGAAACTCTGTTCTCTTTCAAATACGGTATCGGTCACCCAAGATCACAAGGTGGAGCACAAGGTTTAGCACCTTCTGTTGCTTATCCTCAAGTTCTTGGTGGAAACCAGTACAGATTCGGATACAAACACGAGATCTAA
- a CDS encoding porin OmpL1: MTQTTRRIFLILLFLMPGIYLNAKSYVMGSAGLQFDLGDLGSTISTDGLDSSTNYKTTATDGTTGVLPRRAVIAENRLLTLQHSSNGLISAKTNGAMTGLTLSLGYEQDFGKAFFWRVNAHYTRKIMGGDTEAKFAGQSFYHMTWDYNAIQIPVNVGIKLSVSEDASIYIGAGVHYFKGGWTLAGNNRLNDVHEFLVNAGITDTTVLGLVADGTAPSANWEKTKFNVSGIAPNWLIGAQARISDKGHVYMEMETLFSFKYGIAHPSSEGGMVGLAPSVAYPQVLGGTQYRFGYKHEI, encoded by the coding sequence ATGACACAAACCACCAGAAGAATATTTCTAATCCTTCTATTCCTAATGCCTGGAATTTATTTAAATGCGAAATCATATGTGATGGGTAGCGCCGGACTACAATTTGATTTAGGGGATTTAGGAAGCACTATCTCCACTGATGGTTTGGATTCTTCCACGAATTACAAAACAACTGCTACGGACGGAACTACAGGAGTTCTTCCTCGTCGAGCGGTCATTGCTGAAAACCGTTTGCTCACATTACAACATTCTTCCAACGGCCTGATCAGCGCTAAAACAAACGGAGCAATGACAGGACTTACTCTTTCTTTAGGATATGAGCAAGATTTTGGAAAAGCTTTTTTCTGGAGAGTAAACGCACATTATACTCGCAAGATTATGGGAGGAGATACGGAAGCAAAATTTGCAGGGCAATCTTTTTATCATATGACCTGGGACTATAATGCTATCCAAATCCCGGTTAATGTAGGGATCAAACTTTCTGTCTCCGAAGATGCTTCCATTTATATCGGTGCAGGAGTTCATTACTTCAAAGGTGGGTGGACTTTAGCCGGTAATAATCGTTTGAATGATGTGCATGAATTTTTGGTAAATGCAGGCATTACTGATACTACTGTTCTAGGTTTAGTTGCAGATGGAACAGCTCCTTCTGCGAATTGGGAAAAAACAAAATTTAATGTCTCGGGGATCGCGCCCAATTGGTTAATCGGAGCTCAGGCAAGAATATCGGATAAAGGACATGTCTATATGGAAATGGAAACTTTGTTTTCCTTCAAGTATGGAATCGCTCATCCGAGTTCGGAAGGTGGAATGGTAGGTTTAGCACCAAGTGTCGCCTATCCCCAAGTTTTAGGCGGAACACAATATAGATTCGGCTATAAACACGAAATCTGA
- a CDS encoding protein-L-isoaspartate O-methyltransferase family protein, producing the protein MENSDLGFVSRFDDAGTVLARERMVRTQISERGIKDPNLLSAFLKVPRHIFLPERTREYSYEDKAVPIGEEQTISQPYIVAYIADQLQVRSGDTILEIGTGSGYLAAILDLLGARLVSLEIVPELYERSLGVLEDWSPGFTKRNKILLGDALLLNRTKGKFSKFVSSACFPKIPGPGSLLFESLPEEGIAVLPVEWKEEVQLLLTLRKKQNRFEETNRLPVKFVPLLGRTDLV; encoded by the coding sequence ATGGAAAATTCTGATCTGGGCTTCGTCTCCAGATTTGATGATGCGGGGACTGTTCTTGCAAGAGAAAGAATGGTTCGAACACAAATCTCTGAAAGAGGGATCAAGGACCCGAATCTACTTTCTGCATTTCTAAAAGTCCCCAGACATATTTTCTTGCCTGAAAGAACCAGAGAGTATTCATACGAAGACAAAGCAGTCCCGATCGGGGAAGAACAAACCATTTCCCAACCTTATATAGTCGCTTATATTGCCGACCAACTCCAGGTGAGATCCGGAGATACAATCTTAGAAATAGGCACAGGTTCCGGATATTTAGCCGCAATTTTGGATTTGCTCGGAGCAAGACTAGTATCTTTAGAAATTGTGCCTGAATTGTATGAAAGATCTTTGGGAGTTTTGGAAGATTGGTCTCCGGGATTTACCAAAAGAAATAAGATCTTACTCGGAGACGCGTTGTTACTCAACCGAACCAAAGGAAAATTTTCCAAGTTCGTATCTTCCGCATGTTTTCCAAAAATTCCGGGACCCGGAAGTTTACTTTTCGAATCACTTCCGGAAGAAGGGATCGCAGTTCTTCCGGTAGAATGGAAAGAAGAAGTCCAACTGCTTCTTACTTTAAGAAAAAAACAAAATCGATTCGAAGAAACAAATCGATTGCCTGTGAAGTTCGTGCCTCTTTTGGGAAGGACCGATCTGGTCTGA
- the coaE gene encoding dephospho-CoA kinase (Dephospho-CoA kinase (CoaE) performs the final step in coenzyme A biosynthesis.), whose translation MTRSSLRTDGAFLVGITGMIGGGKSTAARILEELGGVRISADEIARKYTDPDSPISKELIDSLGAEILDESGKIDRKRIAKLVFGNAEKLKILNSLTHPRIRKEFLEVLGSVKEASLVLWEVPLLFETDSYTLCDVTVCVISDPEVSLERAVKRDGISREEAEARAKSQLSLQEKAKKADYSIKNTGDLQDLRKECEYLYAELKGRMK comes from the coding sequence ATGACTCGGTCCTCTCTTAGAACTGACGGGGCTTTTCTTGTCGGGATCACTGGGATGATCGGTGGAGGCAAATCCACTGCGGCTCGGATCTTAGAGGAGCTGGGCGGAGTTAGGATCAGCGCTGACGAGATCGCACGTAAATATACCGATCCGGACAGTCCGATCTCTAAGGAACTGATAGATTCCTTGGGTGCTGAAATTCTGGATGAGTCCGGCAAGATAGATCGTAAAAGGATCGCAAAATTGGTATTCGGTAATGCCGAAAAGCTGAAGATCCTAAACTCTTTGACCCATCCTAGGATACGTAAGGAGTTTTTGGAAGTACTGGGCAGCGTAAAAGAAGCAAGCCTAGTACTGTGGGAAGTCCCACTTCTATTCGAAACGGACTCTTATACACTTTGTGATGTTACGGTCTGCGTGATCTCCGACCCTGAAGTTTCTTTAGAAAGGGCGGTAAAAAGGGACGGGATTAGCAGAGAAGAAGCGGAAGCCAGGGCAAAAAGCCAGCTTTCACTTCAGGAAAAAGCGAAGAAGGCCGACTATTCCATTAAGAACACAGGGGATTTACAGGACCTTCGTAAAGAATGCGAATATTTGTACGCTGAGTTAAAAGGAAGAATGAAATGA
- a CDS encoding SPOR domain-containing protein: MKEKVFYVINLDNKRISLLSLFLVGLLFSFFFLGVSVGRKRGQVQDDLALNSNRDNLQSLSSSTVNQAMDESSPSSNIKKEEEVKFRNLPPGAEVVDLRSDISPAKKEEPSKIEVEAPSSSHPEKKLVRKEKESKKSVHTSPRKAAVHKADNDFFVQVAAFKTKEKADELKSSLGGKSYVKKTKNGYFTVRMGNFPSKEDAEKSMKKLPGNLKENALVSKE; the protein is encoded by the coding sequence ATGAAGGAAAAAGTTTTCTACGTCATCAATCTGGACAATAAAAGGATCTCCCTACTCTCCCTATTTTTAGTGGGACTTCTTTTTTCATTCTTCTTCTTAGGAGTTTCCGTAGGTAGAAAGAGAGGCCAAGTGCAAGACGACCTGGCTCTGAACTCCAATAGAGATAATCTACAATCCTTATCTTCTTCCACTGTGAACCAAGCGATGGACGAATCTTCTCCAAGTTCTAATATTAAAAAAGAGGAAGAAGTTAAATTTAGAAATCTTCCTCCCGGCGCGGAAGTTGTGGATCTAAGATCCGATATTTCTCCTGCAAAAAAAGAAGAACCATCTAAGATAGAAGTAGAAGCTCCATCTTCTTCTCATCCTGAAAAAAAATTAGTTCGGAAAGAAAAGGAATCCAAAAAATCAGTTCATACTTCTCCTCGTAAGGCGGCGGTACACAAGGCTGATAATGATTTCTTCGTTCAAGTAGCCGCATTCAAAACCAAAGAAAAGGCGGATGAACTCAAGTCGTCTTTAGGCGGGAAGTCTTACGTGAAAAAAACCAAAAACGGTTATTTTACTGTTCGTATGGGAAATTTTCCGTCCAAAGAAGACGCTGAAAAATCCATGAAAAAACTTCCGGGCAACTTGAAAGAAAACGCTTTGGTCTCTAAGGAATAA
- a CDS encoding FFLEELY motif protein, whose amino-acid sequence MDLKELEPVRLAVVRSTIERLRHTYSDLLTSIKGYDGIPSFFENNLYAPTNKEERDNALESLYEKLKTVAGKAMTDNIHQIILLNKLTDSLDFDTAKIVIENNLMENGEIPQESLYAALGATGRFEDRRTQIGMVGDTLKFFFSLSKLPMVKLIMAPIKVAASMVGATSLVDTMEAGYNLSSKIKDLQPFIDSFIDRENRLLGKLINGEKHEPIQF is encoded by the coding sequence ATGGATCTGAAAGAACTCGAACCAGTTCGTCTTGCCGTTGTCAGATCCACAATCGAAAGATTGCGTCATACGTATTCGGATCTATTAACCTCGATTAAGGGATACGACGGAATCCCCTCCTTTTTCGAAAACAATCTTTATGCTCCTACCAACAAAGAAGAAAGAGACAATGCACTCGAAAGTTTGTACGAAAAATTAAAAACCGTCGCCGGCAAAGCGATGACGGACAATATCCATCAGATTATTCTACTAAACAAACTCACCGACTCTTTGGATTTTGATACTGCAAAAATAGTTATCGAAAATAATCTCATGGAGAACGGAGAAATTCCTCAAGAAAGCCTTTACGCAGCTTTAGGTGCGACCGGCAGATTCGAGGATAGAAGAACCCAAATCGGAATGGTGGGAGATACTCTAAAGTTTTTCTTCTCTCTTTCCAAACTTCCCATGGTTAAACTCATCATGGCGCCTATCAAAGTCGCCGCATCTATGGTAGGAGCTACTTCCTTAGTGGATACCATGGAAGCGGGTTATAATCTATCTTCAAAGATCAAAGATCTACAACCGTTCATTGATTCATTTATAGATAGAGAAAATAGACTTTTAGGTAAATTGATCAACGGCGAAAAACACGAGCCGATTCAATTTTAA
- a CDS encoding CPBP family intramembrane glutamic endopeptidase, whose protein sequence is MQNRNHSFLGAFGLCFLVLITGFGIGVVFAILQSVTKLNLDAKVITAIGNSASFGLAIWIGLKISEKEYSEVLRLNPFKPLEALSFAITAIGFSFLLSEVDNLFSMLVPKPDFIINLFQGLFDGENIFLSVILLSVVAPITEELMFRGVILDRLLKYFSVSSSFLISSLLFGLIHLNPWQFIGSSILGIYMAWVVYKTNSIWNSILIHAVFNGIPLIVLHGLQLEIPGFSAPIAGKIQVLQPLWLDLLGLLITCFGLSLTFFLFRNRNEKIA, encoded by the coding sequence GTGCAAAATAGAAATCATTCATTCCTAGGAGCATTCGGTCTTTGCTTCTTAGTTTTAATTACAGGTTTCGGGATAGGGGTCGTATTTGCGATCCTTCAGTCCGTAACAAAATTGAATTTAGATGCAAAAGTTATCACTGCAATTGGGAACTCGGCCTCTTTCGGACTCGCAATTTGGATCGGGCTTAAAATTTCCGAAAAAGAATATTCTGAAGTTTTGCGCCTTAATCCTTTCAAACCGCTTGAGGCACTTAGTTTTGCGATTACTGCGATCGGTTTTTCTTTTCTTCTTTCCGAAGTGGATAATTTGTTTTCTATGTTAGTCCCTAAGCCGGACTTCATCATAAATTTATTCCAAGGATTATTCGATGGGGAAAATATATTCTTATCAGTGATCTTACTTTCAGTCGTAGCTCCGATCACGGAAGAACTTATGTTTAGAGGAGTGATCTTAGATAGATTATTGAAGTATTTTTCGGTATCTTCTTCTTTTCTTATCTCCTCTTTATTATTTGGGCTGATCCATTTGAATCCTTGGCAATTCATTGGATCCAGTATCCTCGGGATCTATATGGCTTGGGTAGTTTACAAAACGAATTCAATCTGGAACTCGATTTTAATTCATGCAGTGTTTAATGGGATCCCACTTATTGTTCTGCATGGACTACAATTGGAAATCCCGGGCTTTTCCGCACCGATTGCAGGAAAAATTCAGGTCCTACAGCCTCTTTGGCTAGACCTTTTGGGTTTACTGATTACTTGTTTTGGACTATCTTTAACATTCTTTTTATTTAGAAACCGGAACGAAAAAATCGCATAA
- a CDS encoding methyl-accepting chemotaxis protein produces the protein MVANSVQTTNFSEKGAISINRIRIGFSIVMLFVNVLALFSQGSGSQTSTLINFLIELSIFGYGVAQIFLLRKGKLKGSFVTLCVFLDILMYSLIFITVTVYAANKEAMVGNLKMPFFIMLYFFVMIYSGLLLSPKTTLFVGYLALIGTFSMDYFAWLNGVEFKYNTDKADEISVFFEIIKFVFFILGIHILTSVVKFLVSVSDVAIKSTVDAEAKTAEAEKTKDRITSEASTLNRNTSEMKNEMDTLNSEIQSQVSSMEQISASLEELAASTDSAAEFVKAQFGKIEELNKESDTLNSILKEVRVSTDSLSKTTEESKGYSKDVSGAMEVLGNNFGEVSKSFQKVQDVNDIMREIADRTNLLALNASIEAARAGEHGKGFAVVAQEVAKLADSASENAATISKIIGEAAKLITNGNTAAEETKRKVSVQESGFTSVVDNLNQLRSRVENQGKIHESFLKSFRELFDLSRQIESIASEQKNGTKEVVQALSSIEQSSNIISEGSNRMRASLEELSEQSKRLVVQ, from the coding sequence ATGGTGGCAAACTCCGTCCAAACTACAAATTTTTCCGAGAAGGGAGCGATCAGCATCAACAGGATCCGAATAGGATTTTCCATAGTGATGCTTTTTGTAAACGTTCTGGCTTTATTCTCTCAAGGGTCCGGTTCCCAAACCAGTACACTCATCAATTTTTTAATAGAGCTCTCCATTTTCGGTTATGGGGTCGCTCAGATCTTCTTACTCAGAAAAGGAAAACTGAAAGGTTCGTTCGTAACCTTATGCGTATTCTTGGATATTCTGATGTATTCCCTGATATTTATAACTGTTACAGTATACGCAGCCAATAAAGAAGCGATGGTCGGAAACCTAAAAATGCCGTTCTTTATCATGCTGTATTTTTTCGTAATGATTTACTCAGGACTTCTTCTTTCTCCTAAAACTACTTTGTTTGTGGGATATCTGGCACTTATAGGAACATTCTCCATGGATTATTTTGCATGGTTGAATGGAGTGGAATTCAAATACAATACCGATAAGGCGGACGAGATCTCCGTATTTTTCGAGATCATAAAATTCGTATTTTTTATTTTAGGAATTCATATCCTCACTTCAGTCGTTAAATTTTTAGTTTCGGTTTCGGACGTAGCAATAAAATCCACCGTCGACGCCGAGGCTAAAACTGCAGAAGCAGAGAAAACAAAAGATAGAATTACTAGCGAAGCTTCTACATTAAACAGAAACACTTCGGAAATGAAAAACGAAATGGATACTCTGAACTCGGAGATCCAGAGCCAGGTTTCCAGCATGGAACAGATAAGCGCTTCTCTCGAAGAATTAGCAGCATCTACCGATAGCGCGGCTGAATTCGTAAAAGCACAGTTCGGCAAGATAGAAGAATTAAACAAAGAGAGTGATACATTAAATTCCATCCTGAAAGAAGTGCGTGTCTCCACTGACTCTCTCTCCAAAACAACGGAAGAATCTAAAGGTTATAGCAAAGATGTTTCCGGAGCAATGGAAGTATTAGGAAATAATTTCGGAGAAGTAAGTAAGTCCTTCCAAAAAGTGCAGGATGTAAACGATATCATGAGAGAGATCGCTGACAGAACTAACTTACTCGCATTAAACGCGTCCATAGAGGCGGCAAGAGCCGGAGAACATGGAAAAGGATTTGCAGTAGTAGCGCAAGAAGTTGCAAAACTTGCTGACAGCGCTTCCGAAAACGCAGCTACAATCTCTAAAATTATCGGAGAAGCAGCAAAACTAATTACAAACGGAAACACCGCAGCGGAAGAAACAAAACGAAAAGTTTCCGTGCAAGAATCCGGATTTACTTCGGTAGTAGATAACCTGAATCAGTTAAGATCCAGAGTGGAAAACCAAGGGAAAATCCACGAATCCTTCTTAAAATCTTTCCGGGAACTATTCGATCTATCCAGACAGATTGAATCGATTGCAAGCGAACAGAAAAACGGAACCAAAGAAGTGGTACAGGCGCTTTCTTCCATTGAACAATCTTCGAATATCATTTCGGAAGGTTCGAACAGGATGAGAGCTAGCTTAGAAGAACTTTCGGAACAATCTAAAAGATTGGTAGTTCAGTAA
- a CDS encoding IspD/TarI family cytidylyltransferase, whose protein sequence is MKSWFPSGNIYLLLLSGGTGSRMKSDIPKQFLELNGKSILLHSLETFLDWGKTKSIVLVSHKDYILDSETLCSSLLRERDRIVEGGDTRHGSTLAGISSIQFSANDIILIHDAARPFVSSDDLDRLSSVTEEFGVATLASKNHETVLEAEKDSFKFLNREKIWFMKTPQGIRGDILKKILEKTPATEPTDLCTWAQEQGIGSKLVESNPYNLKITEKSDLPLAEAILPLFQSLQKD, encoded by the coding sequence ATGAAGTCCTGGTTTCCCTCGGGTAATATTTATCTATTACTTCTTTCGGGAGGAACAGGCTCCCGAATGAAGTCGGATATTCCGAAACAATTTTTAGAGTTAAACGGGAAATCTATATTACTCCATAGTCTGGAAACTTTTCTGGACTGGGGAAAAACCAAAAGTATAGTTTTAGTATCTCACAAAGATTATATTCTGGACTCCGAAACACTTTGTTCTTCTTTACTTAGAGAAAGAGATAGAATAGTAGAAGGTGGAGACACAAGACACGGCTCCACATTAGCCGGGATATCCAGTATTCAATTTTCTGCGAATGATATCATTCTTATCCATGATGCAGCTAGACCTTTTGTTTCTTCGGACGATTTAGATAGATTATCTAGCGTTACTGAGGAATTCGGAGTAGCGACACTTGCTTCTAAAAATCACGAAACAGTTTTGGAAGCAGAAAAGGATAGTTTCAAGTTTTTAAACCGCGAGAAGATCTGGTTTATGAAAACTCCTCAAGGGATCCGAGGAGATATCCTAAAAAAAATCCTGGAAAAAACGCCCGCAACAGAACCGACAGATTTATGCACTTGGGCACAGGAGCAGGGTATAGGCTCCAAACTGGTGGAATCCAATCCTTATAATCTGAAAATCACAGAAAAGTCGGATCTCCCCTTAGCGGAAGCGATCTTGCCGTTGTTTCAAAGCCTGCAGAAGGATTAG
- a CDS encoding diaminopimelate decarboxylase: MQSIENLKFLTPEEARKIATNFGTPLFVYSRKGIEKSCDDALAFPNAFGLTVRFAMKANPGRTVLEILKKKGIHIDASSEHEVQRAILAGFKPSDILLTSQQLARSLKDLIPQGVQFNACSLRQLEEFGKLFPGKEVSIRFNPGLGSGATKKTDVGGKTSSFGIWHEEIGKVKEIVSKYGLKLVRVHTHIGSGSDPEVWKAVAHYTLEIAAQFPDCRTVNLGGGFKVGRMIGEKTTDPQTIGKPVKELFENYAKEKGIQLKMEIEPGSFLMVNNGAILTQVDDIVLTGDGGYTFVKLDMGMDVNTRPALYAAKHPLVVIPTKEKSEQKTGDFVYVGHCCESGDLITQEEGGGPQLRTTQIPEIGDLVVMEGAGAYCSSMSVKNYNSYPETQEVLIDLDGSVKLVRQKQTLEQVLQNEVLVSLG, encoded by the coding sequence ATGCAATCAATAGAAAATCTTAAATTTTTGACTCCCGAAGAAGCTAGAAAAATCGCAACAAATTTCGGGACCCCACTTTTTGTGTACTCTCGCAAAGGAATCGAAAAAAGTTGCGACGATGCTCTTGCCTTTCCTAACGCTTTCGGTCTGACCGTTCGATTTGCAATGAAAGCGAATCCAGGCAGAACAGTTCTGGAAATCTTAAAGAAGAAGGGCATACATATAGATGCATCTTCGGAACACGAAGTGCAACGTGCGATACTTGCCGGATTTAAACCTTCCGATATTCTGCTCACTTCCCAACAATTGGCGAGATCCTTAAAGGATTTGATCCCGCAAGGAGTTCAATTCAACGCATGTTCTCTTAGGCAATTAGAGGAATTTGGGAAATTGTTCCCAGGAAAAGAAGTGAGCATTCGTTTTAATCCAGGTTTGGGTTCGGGAGCTACTAAGAAGACGGATGTAGGAGGAAAAACTTCTTCCTTCGGCATTTGGCATGAAGAGATCGGGAAGGTAAAAGAGATCGTCTCCAAATACGGACTCAAACTTGTACGAGTACATACTCATATAGGTTCCGGTTCAGATCCGGAAGTTTGGAAGGCAGTAGCACATTATACCTTAGAGATCGCAGCTCAATTTCCGGATTGCAGAACTGTCAATCTAGGTGGAGGTTTTAAAGTGGGAAGAATGATCGGTGAAAAAACAACCGATCCTCAGACTATTGGAAAACCTGTTAAAGAGCTCTTTGAAAATTACGCCAAAGAAAAAGGGATCCAACTCAAAATGGAAATAGAGCCTGGTTCCTTCTTAATGGTGAATAACGGTGCAATTCTAACTCAAGTAGACGATATCGTACTTACCGGAGACGGCGGATATACATTCGTAAAATTAGATATGGGAATGGATGTGAATACAAGGCCTGCTTTATACGCGGCAAAACATCCATTGGTAGTGATCCCTACTAAAGAAAAGTCCGAACAAAAAACAGGGGACTTCGTATACGTAGGACATTGCTGCGAAAGCGGAGACTTGATCACTCAGGAAGAAGGAGGTGGACCTCAACTTAGAACCACACAAATTCCTGAGATCGGAGACTTAGTGGTAATGGAGGGAGCAGGAGCTTATTGTTCTTCCATGTCCGTGAAAAATTATAATTCTTATCCGGAAACGCAAGAAGTACTGATCGATCTGGATGGATCCGTAAAATTAGTTCGCCAAAAACAAACCTTGGAACAAGTCCTTCAGAATGAAGTCCTGGTTTCCCTCGGGTAA